In the Clostridium beijerinckii genome, one interval contains:
- the pheS gene encoding phenylalanine--tRNA ligase subunit alpha, translating into MKEKLKELQELALSKIEAVKTSSELEEIRVKFLGKKGELTTILRGMGNLSPEERPIVGKLVNEAKAAVEEKLESVLKAIKDKEKAEKLAGETIDISLPGRKKVIGKRHPLDLTLQSMEEIFVSMGFTIEDGPEVEYDHYNFEALNIPKDHPARSEQDTLYINDNIVLRTQTSPIQVRTMENQKPPIKMISPGKVYRSDSVDATHSPIFYQMEGLVIDKGVTFADLKGTLELFAKKMFGDKVQTKFRPHHFPFTEPSAEMDATCFVCGGEGCRVCKGSGWIELLGCGMVHPNVLRNCGLDPEVYSGFAFGFGVDRMVMLKYGIDDIRLLYESDMRFLNQF; encoded by the coding sequence ATGAAAGAAAAACTTAAAGAATTACAAGAACTTGCATTAAGCAAAATTGAAGCTGTTAAAACTAGCAGTGAATTAGAAGAAATTAGAGTTAAGTTCTTAGGAAAAAAAGGGGAACTTACTACAATATTAAGAGGTATGGGGAATCTTTCTCCAGAAGAAAGACCTATTGTAGGAAAATTAGTTAATGAAGCTAAAGCTGCTGTTGAAGAAAAATTAGAAAGCGTGTTAAAAGCTATTAAAGATAAAGAAAAGGCTGAAAAGCTTGCAGGTGAAACTATAGATATTTCTCTTCCAGGAAGAAAGAAAGTTATAGGAAAGAGGCATCCGTTAGATTTGACTCTTCAAAGTATGGAAGAAATTTTCGTTTCAATGGGGTTCACAATTGAAGATGGACCTGAAGTTGAATATGATCATTATAATTTTGAAGCTCTAAATATACCTAAGGATCATCCGGCTAGAAGTGAACAAGATACTTTATATATAAATGATAATATAGTACTTAGAACTCAGACTTCACCAATTCAAGTTAGAACTATGGAAAATCAAAAACCACCAATAAAGATGATTTCCCCTGGTAAAGTATATAGATCAGATTCAGTAGATGCTACACATTCACCTATATTCTATCAAATGGAAGGATTAGTTATAGATAAAGGAGTTACATTTGCTGATTTAAAAGGAACATTAGAATTATTTGCAAAAAAAATGTTTGGAGACAAGGTTCAAACTAAATTCAGACCACATCACTTCCCATTTACAGAGCCATCTGCTGAAATGGATGCAACATGCTTTGTGTGTGGCGGTGAAGGCTGTAGAGTATGTAAAGGCAGCGGTTGGATAGAACTTTTAGGTTGCGGAATGGTTCATCCAAATGTTCTTAGAAACTGCGGACTTGATCCAGAAGTATATAGTGGATTTGCTTTTGGTTTTGGTGTTGATAGAATGGTAATGCTAAAGTATGGAATAGATGATATAAGATTATTATATGAAAGTGATATGAGATTCTTAAATCAATTCTAA
- the pheT gene encoding phenylalanine--tRNA ligase subunit beta, whose amino-acid sequence MKVPYNWLKDYVDINVSPKELGDKLTLTGSQLEELVIQGDVIQNVVTGKITNIEKHPDADKLSICQVDIGSEQIQIVTAATNMKEQDVVPVALHGSTLADGTKIKKGKLRGVVSNGMFCSEEELGTAGDEPVHGLMILPTDTKLGVDIKELLGLNKAILDFEITSNRPDCLSMVGMARETAAALRKTYKMPNLEYKIKNSKNINEELTVEVKDTLCNRYMARGVKNVKVQPSPGWMQERLLEAGIRPINNIVDITNFVMLETGEPMHAFDKREIATNKIVIERAKRGEKFTTLDEVERELDDSMLCIKDGENIIGLAGIMGGLNSEIKEDTTEVVFECANFDGTNIRVNSKKLNLRTEASGRFEKDIDPNLAEIALNRACRLICELDAGEVMEGTIDVYNNKKEVSTVTVESNWVNSFLGTDLSKEEMKRCLDSVDLFTEINGDNLVVTAPTFRVDIAIREDIAEEIARIYGYEKIPTTIFKVSTEREPRYRKGLLDNRVVMLATGSGLNQSISYSFVSPKVFDKINLLEDSDLRNVVKIRNPLGEDYSVMRTSTLPSMMESLGRNYSRNNSYVRLFEMGKVYIPNVDETKLPTEKNILTIGIYGDCDYLDLKGVVENITDGLGIKSVKYERESENVSYHPGKTAKIVVGRTNAGTLGEVHLDVCENYGLDVPCYVAELDLDVLYENADMDKKYKALPKFPAVTRDIALLVDDSLLVQEIDDTIKRAGGNLVEKVELFDIYKGKQIPDGKKSIAYAIWYRDENKTLTDKDVNKVHEKILKSLEYKLGATLRD is encoded by the coding sequence ATGAAAGTACCATATAATTGGCTTAAAGATTATGTTGATATAAATGTTAGTCCTAAGGAATTAGGAGATAAATTAACTTTAACTGGTTCACAACTAGAAGAACTTGTTATCCAAGGAGATGTAATTCAAAATGTAGTTACAGGAAAAATTACTAATATTGAAAAACATCCTGATGCAGATAAGTTAAGCATATGTCAAGTTGATATAGGAAGTGAACAAATACAAATAGTTACAGCAGCAACGAACATGAAAGAGCAAGATGTTGTGCCGGTTGCTCTTCATGGTTCAACACTTGCTGACGGAACTAAAATAAAAAAAGGAAAACTTAGAGGAGTAGTATCTAATGGTATGTTCTGCTCAGAAGAAGAATTAGGTACAGCTGGAGATGAGCCAGTTCATGGATTGATGATCTTACCTACTGATACTAAGCTTGGAGTTGATATTAAGGAACTTTTAGGATTAAATAAAGCTATCTTAGATTTTGAAATTACTTCAAACAGACCTGACTGCCTAAGTATGGTAGGGATGGCAAGAGAAACAGCAGCAGCTCTTAGAAAAACTTATAAAATGCCAAATTTAGAATATAAAATTAAAAATTCTAAAAATATAAATGAAGAGTTAACTGTTGAAGTTAAAGATACTCTTTGCAATAGGTATATGGCAAGAGGCGTGAAAAATGTTAAAGTTCAGCCATCACCAGGCTGGATGCAAGAGAGACTTCTTGAAGCTGGTATAAGACCAATAAATAATATAGTTGATATAACAAATTTTGTTATGCTTGAAACTGGTGAACCAATGCATGCTTTTGATAAAAGAGAAATTGCTACGAATAAAATAGTAATTGAAAGAGCAAAGAGAGGAGAAAAGTTTACAACTTTAGATGAAGTAGAAAGAGAATTAGATGATTCGATGCTTTGCATTAAAGATGGAGAAAATATTATCGGTCTTGCTGGAATAATGGGTGGTTTAAACTCAGAAATAAAAGAAGATACTACAGAAGTTGTTTTTGAATGTGCAAATTTTGATGGAACTAACATAAGAGTAAATTCAAAGAAATTAAATCTAAGAACAGAAGCGTCTGGGAGATTTGAAAAAGATATAGATCCTAACTTAGCTGAAATTGCATTAAATAGAGCATGTAGATTAATCTGTGAATTAGATGCCGGAGAAGTTATGGAAGGTACTATAGATGTTTACAATAACAAGAAAGAAGTATCAACTGTAACTGTTGAATCAAATTGGGTAAACAGCTTCCTTGGAACAGATCTTTCTAAAGAAGAGATGAAGAGATGTTTAGATAGTGTTGATTTATTTACAGAAATAAATGGTGATAACTTAGTTGTGACAGCTCCAACTTTTAGAGTTGATATTGCAATTAGAGAAGATATAGCTGAGGAAATTGCAAGAATTTATGGATATGAAAAAATTCCTACAACAATTTTTAAAGTTTCTACGGAAAGAGAGCCAAGATATAGAAAAGGATTATTAGATAATAGAGTAGTGATGCTTGCTACAGGAAGTGGATTAAATCAATCTATCAGTTATTCGTTTGTATCTCCAAAGGTTTTTGATAAAATTAATTTACTAGAAGATAGTGACCTTAGAAATGTAGTTAAGATAAGAAATCCATTAGGGGAAGATTATAGTGTGATGAGAACTTCAACACTTCCATCAATGATGGAATCACTTGGAAGAAATTATTCTAGAAATAACTCATATGTAAGATTGTTTGAAATGGGGAAAGTTTACATTCCAAATGTGGATGAAACAAAACTTCCAACAGAAAAGAATATTTTAACTATAGGTATTTATGGAGATTGTGACTACTTAGATCTTAAAGGTGTTGTTGAAAATATAACTGATGGATTAGGTATAAAGAGTGTTAAATATGAAAGAGAGAGCGAAAATGTAAGTTACCATCCTGGAAAAACAGCTAAGATAGTTGTTGGCAGAACTAATGCTGGAACTTTAGGAGAAGTTCATTTAGATGTATGCGAAAATTACGGTTTGGATGTGCCTTGTTATGTAGCAGAATTAGATTTGGATGTTTTATATGAAAATGCTGATATGGATAAAAAATATAAAGCACTTCCAAAATTCCCAGCAGTAACACGAGATATTGCATTACTTGTTGATGATAGTCTTTTGGTCCAAGAAATTGATGATACAATAAAAAGAGCTGGTGGAAATTTAGTTGAAAAAGTAGAATTATTTGATATATATAAAGGAAAACAAATTCCAGATGGTAAAAAGAGTATAGCTTATGCAATCTGGTACAGAGATGAAAATAAAACATTAACAGATAAAGATGTTAATAAAGTTCATGAAAAAATCCTAAAATCTTTAGAATATAAGCTTGGAGCTACATTAAGAGATTAA
- the mraZ gene encoding division/cell wall cluster transcriptional repressor MraZ, producing the protein MFIGEYQHALDPKNRIIVPAKLRDGLGNKFVITKGLDGCLYAYPLDEWRILEDKLKTLPLTNKDARSFVRFFFSGACEVELDKQGRGLIPQNLKEYAGIEKDIVSIGVLSRVEIWSKEKWSEYNESNIDFDSIAEKMNDLGI; encoded by the coding sequence TTGTTCATTGGGGAATATCAACATGCGTTAGATCCTAAAAATAGAATAATTGTTCCAGCAAAGCTAAGAGATGGACTTGGTAATAAATTTGTTATTACCAAAGGACTTGATGGGTGTTTGTATGCTTATCCGCTTGATGAATGGAGAATATTGGAGGATAAATTAAAAACTTTACCTTTAACAAATAAGGATGCTAGATCCTTTGTGAGGTTCTTTTTTTCTGGAGCTTGTGAAGTCGAGTTAGACAAGCAAGGAAGAGGATTGATTCCACAAAATTTAAAGGAATATGCAGGTATAGAAAAGGACATAGTAAGTATTGGAGTATTATCTAGAGTAGAAATATGGAGCAAGGAAAAGTGGAGCGAATATAACGAATCAAATATAGACTTTGATTCAATTGCAGAAAAAATGAATGATTTAGGAATATAA
- the rsmH gene encoding 16S rRNA (cytosine(1402)-N(4))-methyltransferase RsmH: MEFKHVSVLLNECIEALNIKENGIYVDGTLGGAGHSSHILSNLSKDGMLIGIDQDQDALKAAKEKLKDFENVKYVHSNFYNIDSILNDLDIEKVDGILMDLGVSSYQLDEASRGFSYMKDAPLDMRMNRENDFSAYNIVNNYDEDSLYKIIKDYGEERFAKRIANFIINRRIEKPIETTFELVDIIKAAIPAKMRREGPHPAKRTFQAIRIEVNSELKILNKTIEDGVNRLNKGGRMAIITFHSLEDRIVKLKFRELENPCTCPKEFPMCICGKSPLVKNIAKKGIAPTKEEIEENPRSRSAKLRVIEKL, from the coding sequence ATGGAATTTAAACATGTATCGGTCTTATTAAATGAATGTATAGAGGCATTAAACATAAAGGAAAATGGGATTTATGTTGATGGTACTTTAGGAGGAGCAGGACACTCATCTCATATCTTAAGCAATCTTTCTAAAGATGGGATGCTTATTGGGATAGATCAAGACCAAGACGCTCTAAAGGCAGCAAAAGAAAAACTTAAAGATTTTGAAAATGTAAAGTATGTTCATAGCAATTTTTATAATATTGATAGTATTTTAAACGATCTAGATATTGAAAAGGTTGATGGAATCTTGATGGATCTTGGAGTTTCATCATATCAACTTGATGAAGCATCAAGAGGTTTTAGTTATATGAAAGATGCTCCGTTAGATATGAGAATGAATAGAGAAAATGATTTTTCAGCGTACAATATTGTAAATAATTACGATGAGGACAGCTTATATAAAATAATAAAGGACTATGGTGAAGAAAGATTTGCTAAAAGGATTGCGAATTTTATTATAAATAGAAGAATTGAGAAGCCTATAGAAACAACTTTTGAACTTGTAGACATTATCAAGGCTGCAATTCCAGCAAAGATGAGAAGAGAAGGGCCTCATCCGGCTAAAAGAACTTTTCAGGCAATTAGAATAGAAGTTAATTCAGAATTAAAGATACTTAATAAAACTATAGAGGATGGAGTGAATAGATTAAATAAGGGTGGAAGAATGGCTATTATAACTTTCCATTCTTTGGAAGATAGAATAGTGAAATTAAAGTTTAGAGAATTAGAAAATCCATGTACTTGTCCAAAAGAATTTCCAATGTGTATATGTGGAAAATCGCCATTAGTTAAAAATATAGCTAAAAAAGGTATTGCACCAACTAAAGAAGAGATTGAAGAAAATCCAAGGAGTAGAAGCGCTAAGCTTAGAGTAATTGAGAAATTATAA
- a CDS encoding stage V sporulation protein D codes for MKKKNYKDRAKMRQRMSIAAFALTIVFVILTLRLSYIMIVKRADYAARAEEQWTSEVKIDAIRGRILDRNGKELAVSANVYRVDFDLNSIRAYLSRGLKDLSKTEIEHMKSVGIPIPSGDDGLKTDDIAPVIAKALDLDVDKVKDKLETRLPSGAKAGSATLIRRIEKEQADKVKDLNISGVLVSPDTKRYYPNNNFLSHVLGSTNVDGKGLTGVELQYNSYLSGIPGMKIAELDKNNRDLPYTISQFTAPVNGKDVTLTIDENIQNFAEKAATQAYNDTKAKAVSILVMDPKTGEVLAMVNKPDFDPNNPRDGADKFDGANSDDKVQKMWRNRLVNDTFEPGSIFKVVTAITGLEENIVNKDSKFYCGGSLKVGGITPKCWRTQGHGAEVFPDIIQNSCNVGFMELGAMIGKEKLCEYINKFGFGKASGIDLPGEAKGIVKPVDKVSEADLATISFGQTNTVNSVQYMTAFNAIANGGTLIQPHVMKEITHEDENNVNIVDEAFKPKTTTVASTEKTAELRSYLERVITGGSGTGTFIEGYHIGGKTGTAQKVIDGRYQEGKYISSFVGMAPVDDPKITMMVTIDEPSNGAYYAAQVAVPPAKPLFTDIFNYLNNKFSDENMGQITRDVIIPEVRGMKVDDAKKALKDAKLDFNIDGDGESVVNLTPYPGYSVKEGSKINLYTSSDGTNNNNVVMPDVRGYSKEDANTLLKKLGIVPAFEGSGAVSEQDISQGEVITKGTTVKLTLSSDYKD; via the coding sequence TTGAAAAAAAAGAATTATAAAGATAGGGCAAAGATGCGCCAAAGGATGAGTATAGCAGCTTTTGCGTTGACAATTGTTTTTGTAATATTAACTCTTAGACTTTCTTATATAATGATAGTTAAAAGAGCTGATTATGCAGCAAGAGCAGAAGAACAGTGGACAAGTGAGGTAAAAATAGATGCCATAAGAGGAAGGATATTAGATAGGAATGGTAAAGAATTAGCGGTATCTGCGAATGTTTATAGAGTAGACTTCGATTTGAACTCTATAAGAGCATATTTATCAAGAGGATTAAAGGATTTATCAAAAACAGAAATAGAGCATATGAAAAGTGTAGGAATTCCAATACCTTCTGGAGATGATGGATTAAAAACTGATGATATTGCGCCTGTTATTGCAAAGGCATTAGATTTAGATGTAGATAAAGTAAAAGATAAGCTTGAAACAAGGCTTCCAAGTGGAGCAAAGGCTGGATCTGCTACTTTAATTAGAAGGATAGAAAAAGAACAGGCAGATAAGGTAAAAGATCTTAATATAAGTGGAGTTTTAGTATCACCAGATACTAAAAGATATTATCCAAATAATAATTTCTTATCACATGTACTTGGAAGTACTAATGTTGATGGTAAAGGGCTTACAGGAGTAGAGCTTCAATATAATTCGTATTTATCAGGAATTCCTGGAATGAAGATAGCAGAACTTGATAAAAATAATAGAGATTTACCTTATACAATATCTCAGTTTACAGCACCGGTAAACGGTAAAGATGTTACACTTACAATTGATGAGAATATACAAAATTTTGCGGAAAAAGCTGCCACACAAGCTTATAATGATACAAAAGCTAAGGCAGTCTCAATTCTTGTTATGGATCCTAAAACAGGTGAAGTTTTAGCAATGGTAAACAAACCTGATTTTGATCCTAATAATCCGCGTGATGGTGCAGATAAATTTGATGGGGCAAATTCAGATGACAAAGTACAAAAAATGTGGAGAAATAGGCTTGTAAATGATACTTTTGAACCTGGTTCAATATTTAAGGTAGTAACAGCTATTACAGGTCTTGAAGAAAACATTGTAAATAAGGATAGTAAGTTTTATTGTGGAGGTTCATTAAAAGTTGGAGGAATTACTCCTAAGTGCTGGAGAACTCAGGGGCATGGAGCAGAAGTATTCCCAGACATAATTCAAAATTCATGTAATGTAGGCTTCATGGAGCTTGGAGCAATGATTGGAAAAGAAAAATTATGTGAATATATTAATAAATTCGGTTTTGGAAAAGCGAGTGGAATTGATTTACCTGGAGAAGCAAAAGGAATTGTTAAACCAGTTGATAAGGTTTCTGAGGCAGATCTTGCTACAATATCTTTTGGTCAAACTAATACGGTTAATTCAGTTCAATATATGACTGCGTTTAATGCTATTGCTAATGGCGGAACTTTGATACAACCACATGTAATGAAAGAAATCACTCATGAAGATGAAAATAATGTTAATATTGTCGATGAAGCTTTTAAGCCTAAGACAACAACAGTTGCAAGTACTGAAAAGACAGCAGAACTTAGAAGTTATCTTGAAAGGGTTATTACTGGGGGATCTGGAACAGGAACATTTATAGAAGGTTACCATATAGGCGGTAAAACAGGTACGGCTCAGAAAGTTATTGATGGAAGATATCAAGAAGGTAAGTATATATCTTCATTTGTTGGAATGGCGCCTGTGGATGATCCTAAAATTACTATGATGGTAACTATTGATGAACCAAGTAATGGTGCTTATTATGCGGCACAAGTAGCTGTACCGCCAGCAAAACCATTATTTACTGATATTTTTAATTACCTTAATAACAAATTTTCTGATGAAAATATGGGACAAATTACTAGAGATGTTATTATTCCAGAAGTTAGAGGAATGAAAGTTGATGATGCTAAAAAAGCGTTGAAGGATGCCAAGTTAGATTTTAATATAGATGGTGATGGGGAGTCAGTAGTAAACTTAACACCATATCCAGGATATTCGGTAAAAGAAGGGTCAAAAATAAATCTTTATACAAGTAGCGATGGAACAAATAATAATAATGTTGTAATGCCTGATGTTAGGGGATATTCAAAGGAAGATGCTAATACACTATTGAAGAAGCTTGGAATAGTGCCTGCCTTTGAAGGAAGTGGAGCAGTCTCAGAACAAGATATTTCTCAAGGTGAAGTTATAACAAAGGGAACAACTGTTAAGTTGACATTAAGTTCAGACTATAAGGATTAA
- a CDS encoding stage V sporulation protein D — MEEQVLKKKKHVSKVKIRKRTRSVAFSLTAIFAILIIRLSYIMMVDGKDYSARAEEQWTSEVKIDAKRGEVLDRNGNELAVSANVYRVDFDLNSIRNYLKRSVKSIPNKELTNMKSVGIPIPTEGSGLTNDDIAPVIAKVLNMDVSEIKADLEKKLPSGADAFSVTVARKIEKDIADKVKELNINGIIVSQDTKRYHPNNNFLSHVLGTTDPDGKGLSGVELQYNSYLSGIPGMKVAELDKNNEDLPYTVSQYTEPVNGKDVTLTIDENIQNIVENIAQKAYKDDKAKEVSILVMNPKTGEVLGMVNKPDFDPNNPYDGASKFDGADLTDKIQKMWRNRLVSDTFEPGSIFKVITTISGLENNVANKDTQFVDNGSISVGGIVVKDAERENKLQNLLQIIQNSSNVCFVKLGQMIGKDKLYESINKFGFGKVSGIDLPGEASGIVKPIDKVSEADLATISFGQTNTVNSVQYMAAFNAIANGGTLIQPHVMKEITHNDENSVKIVDETFKPTTATVASVEKTAELRSYLEGVVTGGTATGTFIEGYHIGGKTGTAEKVVGGKYGEGKYISSFVGMAPANDPKVTVMITVDEPSNGEYYASQVAVPYAKMLFTGIFNYLDSASSNEKIVKDIIIPEVRNMKVSDAEKVLKDKGLDFNIDGNEETILSMKPYPGSSVKEGSKITLYTSGDATYNNNVVMPNVRGYSKEDATTLLKNLGITATFEGNGVVSVQNISEGEVIPKGTTAELILSSYYED, encoded by the coding sequence ATGGAGGAACAGGTATTGAAAAAGAAAAAACATGTAAGTAAAGTAAAAATACGAAAGAGAACGAGAAGTGTCGCTTTTTCATTAACAGCTATTTTTGCTATATTAATAATTAGACTCTCTTATATAATGATGGTTGATGGAAAAGACTATTCTGCAAGAGCTGAAGAACAGTGGACAAGTGAAGTGAAAATAGATGCTAAAAGAGGAGAAGTTCTGGATAGAAATGGAAATGAGCTAGCTGTATCTGCTAATGTCTATAGAGTGGATTTTGATTTAAATTCAATAAGGAATTACTTGAAAAGATCTGTAAAATCCATTCCAAATAAAGAGCTTACCAATATGAAAAGTGTAGGAATTCCGATCCCTACAGAAGGAAGTGGCTTAACAAACGATGATATTGCACCCGTAATTGCGAAAGTATTGAATATGGATGTGTCAGAAATAAAAGCGGATTTAGAAAAGAAGCTTCCAAGTGGGGCAGATGCATTTTCTGTGACTGTAGCACGAAAAATAGAAAAAGATATAGCGGATAAAGTAAAAGAACTTAATATAAATGGAATTATAGTTTCGCAAGATACTAAAAGATATCATCCTAATAATAATTTTCTATCGCATGTTTTAGGAACTACTGATCCTGATGGCAAAGGATTAAGTGGTGTAGAACTTCAATATAATTCATATTTGTCAGGAATTCCTGGAATGAAGGTTGCGGAGCTTGATAAAAATAATGAAGATTTGCCTTATACAGTTTCTCAATATACGGAACCTGTAAATGGAAAAGATGTTACTTTAACTATCGATGAAAATATCCAAAACATTGTTGAAAATATAGCACAAAAAGCCTATAAAGATGATAAAGCTAAAGAAGTTTCGATATTAGTAATGAATCCTAAGACTGGGGAAGTTCTAGGAATGGTAAATAAACCAGATTTTGATCCTAATAATCCATATGATGGAGCAAGTAAATTTGATGGAGCAGACCTCACTGATAAGATACAGAAAATGTGGAGAAATAGATTGGTAAGTGATACGTTTGAACCAGGATCAATATTTAAAGTAATCACTACTATATCTGGTCTAGAAAACAATGTTGCAAATAAAGATACACAATTTGTGGATAATGGATCAATATCTGTAGGTGGAATTGTAGTGAAGGATGCGGAACGAGAAAATAAACTTCAAAATTTACTTCAAATCATTCAGAATTCATCAAATGTGTGTTTTGTAAAATTAGGACAAATGATTGGTAAAGACAAATTGTATGAATCTATTAATAAGTTCGGATTCGGAAAAGTAAGTGGAATTGACTTACCAGGGGAGGCATCTGGAATTGTGAAACCAATCGATAAAGTTTCAGAAGCGGATCTTGCAACAATATCATTTGGACAGACTAATACAGTAAATTCTGTTCAATATATGGCTGCATTTAATGCTATTGCTAATGGAGGTACTCTAATTCAACCTCACGTAATGAAAGAAATTACTCATAATGATGAAAATAGTGTTAAGATTGTTGATGAAACTTTTAAACCTACGACTGCTACAGTCGCAAGTGTAGAAAAAACAGCAGAACTTAGAAGTTATCTTGAAGGTGTTGTAACTGGAGGAACAGCAACTGGAACTTTTATAGAGGGATATCACATTGGGGGTAAAACAGGAACTGCAGAAAAGGTTGTTGGTGGTAAGTATGGAGAAGGCAAATATATATCTTCATTTGTGGGAATGGCTCCAGCTAATGATCCTAAAGTTACAGTTATGATAACTGTTGATGAGCCTAGTAACGGTGAATACTATGCTTCACAAGTAGCAGTACCATATGCAAAAATGCTGTTTACAGGTATCTTTAACTATTTAGATAGTGCATCTTCTAATGAGAAAATTGTTAAGGATATTATTATCCCAGAAGTTAGAAACATGAAAGTTTCAGATGCTGAGAAAGTATTAAAGGATAAAGGCCTAGATTTTAATATAGATGGAAATGAAGAAACAATATTAAGTATGAAGCCATATCCAGGTTCATCAGTAAAGGAAGGTTCTAAAATAACTCTTTACACAAGTGGGGATGCGACTTATAATAATAATGTTGTAATGCCAAATGTTAGGGGATATTCAAAAGAGGATGCGACTACTTTATTAAAAAATCTTGGAATAACAGCAACTTTTGAAGGAAATGGAGTTGTTTCAGTACAGAATATTTCAGAAGGTGAAGTTATACCTAAAGGAACAACTGCCGAGTTGATTTTAAGTTCGTATTATGAAGATTAA
- a CDS encoding UDP-N-acetylmuramoyl-L-alanyl-D-glutamate--2,6-diaminopimelate ligase produces the protein MNLKSILKGIDYESIQGDIDIEVNKINYDSRKAGNDDVFVCVKGYATDGHKYIEKAIENGAKVIVIQDDIEIKDENITIIKCNDTRKALALMGANYYDNPSSKMKIIGVTGTNGKTTTAFMIKHILEESNKKVGLIGTIANFIGDEKIHTERTTPESLELQELFSEMVDKGVEYCVMEVSSHSLALDRVYGIEFQVGIFTNLTRDHLDFHKTFENYYKAKFKLFERSRIKIVNVDDNYGRQVISDLNNLKCDDIYSFSVKSISDFKAFDEEMGSKEIKFKLNLKEDEQFVLNIPGEYNIYNALGAIAACFKLGMPIKDIKSGIENVVVLGRCERVAKEYNLGYEIIIDYAHTPDGLENILKTAKAFTKGRLISVFGCGGDRDKVKRPEMGKISTDIADITIVTSDNPRSEEPLSIIKDIESGIDKDNYFVIENRKEAIKKSIDIALDNDVIVIAGKGHETYQVLKDETIHFDEREIVKEILDNMNN, from the coding sequence ATGAATTTGAAAAGTATTTTAAAAGGAATAGATTATGAATCAATTCAGGGTGATATTGATATTGAAGTTAACAAAATAAACTATGATAGCAGAAAAGCTGGCAATGATGATGTTTTTGTCTGTGTAAAAGGATATGCAACTGATGGCCATAAATATATAGAAAAAGCTATTGAAAACGGAGCAAAAGTTATAGTAATCCAAGATGATATAGAAATAAAGGATGAGAATATTACCATTATTAAATGCAATGATACAAGAAAAGCATTGGCATTAATGGGAGCAAATTATTATGATAATCCTAGTTCTAAAATGAAGATAATTGGAGTTACTGGAACTAATGGGAAAACTACTACAGCTTTTATGATTAAGCATATTTTAGAAGAAAGTAATAAAAAAGTTGGTCTTATCGGAACTATTGCAAATTTTATAGGTGATGAAAAAATTCATACTGAAAGAACAACTCCAGAATCCTTAGAGCTTCAAGAATTATTTTCTGAAATGGTTGATAAAGGTGTAGAGTATTGTGTTATGGAAGTGTCTTCCCATTCATTAGCATTAGATAGAGTTTATGGTATTGAATTTCAGGTTGGAATATTTACTAATTTGACTAGAGATCATTTGGATTTTCACAAGACTTTTGAAAATTATTATAAGGCAAAGTTTAAATTGTTTGAAAGATCTAGAATAAAAATTGTTAATGTTGACGATAATTACGGGAGACAAGTAATTAGTGATTTAAACAATTTAAAATGTGATGATATATATTCATTCTCAGTAAAAAGCATTTCAGATTTTAAAGCTTTTGATGAAGAAATGGGAAGTAAAGAAATCAAATTTAAACTCAACTTGAAAGAAGATGAGCAATTTGTTTTAAATATACCAGGTGAATATAATATATATAATGCGTTAGGTGCAATAGCAGCGTGTTTTAAATTAGGTATGCCTATAAAGGATATAAAAAGCGGCATTGAAAATGTAGTAGTTTTGGGAAGATGTGAAAGAGTAGCAAAAGAATATAATTTAGGTTATGAAATCATCATAGATTATGCACATACTCCAGATGGTTTAGAAAATATATTAAAGACAGCTAAGGCATTTACAAAAGGAAGATTGATATCTGTATTTGGTTGTGGGGGAGACAGGGATAAGGTAAAAAGGCCTGAAATGGGTAAAATATCTACAGATATTGCAGACATTACAATTGTGACATCAGATAACCCTAGAAGTGAGGAACCTCTAAGTATAATAAAAGATATTGAATCTGGAATTGATAAGGATAATTATTTTGTAATAGAAAATAGAAAAGAAGCAATAAAAAAATCTATAGATATAGCTCTAGATAATGACGTAATAGTTATTGCGGGTAAGGGTCATGAAACTTACCAAGTATTGAAAGATGAAACTATACATTTTGATGAAAGAGAAATTGTAAAAGAAATATTAGATAACATGAACAATTAG